In Larus michahellis chromosome 24, bLarMic1.1, whole genome shotgun sequence, the sequence GCACCCGCCTGGACGGACGCAAGCACTGGCTCTGAGCTCCCGGTTCCACTTTGGCGCTACAGAAAGTACACGATTCCCGGGGAGACCGTTCCCCAGTTGGGCCAAACAGGAAAcaggacaggaaaggaaaagcagcccaAGAAATAAGTAGGACATAAGggaatgccaaaaaaagaaaactaaacaaaaccaaccaaaccccaaaccaaccaacacaACCCTCCCGTGTACCTCCATCACGCAGCAGTTCTACCCTCCTTCCCATAGGAAGACATAAGTGTACTctccgctgggttaaaaactgtctggctggccgtgcccagagagttgtgatcaatggggtgaaatcctcttggtggccggtcaccagtggtgtccctcagggctcagttttggggccggttttgtttaatatctttatcaatgatgtggatgaggggatcgagtgcaccctcagtcagtttgcagatgacgccaaactaggtgggagtgttgatctgcttgagggtaggaaggctctccagagggacctggacaggctggatccatgggccaaggccaactgtaggaggtttaacaaggccaagtgccgggtcctgcatttcggtcacaacaaccccaagcaacgctacaggcttggggcagagtggctggaaagctgcccggcagaaaaggacctgggggtgctggtggacggccagcttaacatgagccagcagtgtgcccaggtggccaagagggccaacagcattctggcttgtatcaggaatagcgtggccagcaggagcagggaagtgatggtgcctctgtactgggcactggtgaggcctcacctcgagtgctgtgttcagttctgggccccgctgtacaagagggacattgaggtgctggagcgtgtccagaggagagctaccaggctggtgaggggtctggagaccagggcatatgaggagaggctgagagagctgggcatgtttagcttggagaagaggaggctgaggggagacctcattgccctctacaactccctgaaaggagggtgcagagaggggggggttggcctcttctcccaggggaataatgacaggaccagaggaaatggcctgaagctgcggcaggggaggtttaggttagatatcaggaagaattaccttactggaagagtggtcaggcactggaacagcctgcccagggagggggttgagtcaccatccctggaggtgtttaggaaacgtctagatgtggcacttcagggcgtgctctagtgacagagattgtagggggtttggttgggctcgatgatctcaaaggtcctttccaaccatgaagattctgtgattctgtgacacctTCCATCCAGCTCAGGCAGGGGAAGGGCCGGACCCATCCGCACccagaagagactgaaaaacaCAAGACGAAATTATTTGGGGAACATTCAAGTTTACACGACCTGGACTTTGAAGAAATTTAAACGAGCAGTGCGACTTCTCCCAGGGCGCTCAGCACCTTGATTTTTGGCCCTGACCAGAACATACGGACATAAAAATTCAGGCTTCAGGTTACATCCAGAAAGCCAAAATGTAAAAGCTTGTCCGATTCCTTCCTGCTAATGAACGCAACAAGACGAACGGGAGTTCAGCAAAGCGTCTCACACTATTGCGCTATTAAAAGAATGAATAACAGCACAGAGATCTAGGTACTAAAATCTTATTAGAATTAAAAGAAACACGTATGTCATACCTTAGGATATAAGTTTAGGTCTCTGAAAGTAACACCAGGACTGTAAACGGGAGAAAAATCAACGTGTTACCACACATTACAGCACAAAGCCCAAGCTCATGctctcaagtaatttttttttcttacaacaaTATTGCAGTAACGGGTccggtgaaaaaaaaaaaaagtttgggagtggtggggaaaaaaagtataaaaggaTCGAACAGGAAAGCTGCCCAGACCAGACAGAAAAAATCCACTAATAAGCCCGTATAGAGTATCGTCTAATCGCATCGCATGCTGCCAGACCGAACCACTGTCTTGGCCATCAACAAtctatagaatttttttttaaattgttattacCGATAGTCTCTGCAGAGAACGTCTGTATTTCCAAATAACCCTAACATTGGGGTCACGCGATGACTCTAGAGGAGAATTATTCCACCTTTTCTTATCCTGCCAGCAGCGTGCTGCCCTCCATTAGCTGTAacacaaaaggggaaaacaaaaaaaccaaaccaaaaagcaaacaagataaAAAGATTAAAGCAAGTTCATCCAAGTGTTCTCTGAGACCTCAGGGCACTACTGGGTTACTGGTCCGTGTGTATTAGTGAGACCATTTATGCACACATTTAACTTTAGGCCGTGTAATAAGcctcatattttttccttttcacccttTCTTAGTTATCCCAAATTAACGTTTCTCAATACTGAGTTTTGGCAGTGTttttagcagagattttttttcattatttctcaggTTTATTTCTTCCTGTAGCATTCAAATTGCACGCAGGATTCAAAGCTGATTATCCGTAGGGGAAGCATTTGTCAGAATTAACGCCCCAGGCAGTGGGTGAGGATCAGCTCCGCCGCCGTGGGCCATCGAGCAGCTTCGCCCTCGGAGCACAGACCCGAGCCAGAAGCTTTTTGTGCATCTTCTGTCAGCCAACGGCACAGACGCGCTGGAGGAAATGACCTCAGCCTGCGCCCGGTGAAATGCTCCCGATTCGCTCATTCGGTGTGAAAAGCGCAGGCTCGAAGACAGTTGGCTCATACTGGAGAGCAACGGGCGGCTCGGGAGCAATCTTCAGTCCTGTGAATTTAGTTGCAACCAGATTTATACAGGTGTAAAACAGGCAGCACATTGGCAAGGAGCCTGTCACCCAGATACAAATCATCGGGTTTCTATacagtattttgtttcatttctgttggtccatgcaaacctcatggagttcaaccaggccaagtgcaaggtcctgcacctgggctggggaaATCCtgagcacaaatccaggctgggcagagaatggctgaggagcagccctgagagaagggtttgggggtgttgaTGGATCAGAAGCTCAACACACtccagcaacgtgcgctggcagcacagaacccccccccagcctgggctgcatccccagcagcgtgggcaggggggcgagggggggattctgcccctctgctcccctcgggggagacccccctgcagtgctgcctccagctccggggcctcggcacaggagagacacggagctgtgggagcggggccggaggaggccccggagctgctgggagggctggagcccctctgctgggaggacaggctgagagagctggggggggtcagcctggagaagagaaggctccgcggagaccttggagccccttccagtccctcagggggctccgggaaagctggggagggactctggagcagggaggggagccacgggacgttgggaatgggttgaaaccaaaagaggggagattgagatgagatgtgggggagaaattccttcttccgagggcggtgagcccctggcccaggttgcccagagaagctgtggctgccccatccctggaggggttcaaggccaggttggacggggcttggagccacctgggctggtgggaagtgtccctgcccagggcaggggctggcactggatgatctttaaggtcccttcccacccaaaccattccaggattctgtgattcactcCTCCAGCCTCGTGACGTGTGTGTTGCTGTTTTAATTCAGCAGGAATTTTGGCAAGGCTTTTTTCAGTTCTCAGTTACATGTAATTAAGTTCCACGTATCTTAAATTTTACCGGTTTTGCACTTTTGTAAACAACTTCTTGTTATCTCAGCAAAAGACTGACCTTTATTAACAGCAGGGAGGCATTACAGTTTTGCATTCCTGTAATAAAATCAGGCAAAGTAAATCTGTATCAGTTGTATAGGAAAGATTTCCTTAGTACACAGTAAACAACAAACTCCACTCAACCACACAGACTGGCTGACTATGACAGTGTCAGACCCTTCTTAGCTGAGATTTCTTCATTCCTGGTGATGGGATTTGCTGTTTGTGGGCACATCGTGCAACAATCGTGTTGGAGAAGGAATGGTAAGAATGCAGCGGTAGGAATTCTTTCGTGCCACAGATTTGTTCCTGCCCTTTAGGAAAGGGGTCACCAGTGAAGGGCTGGACAGCTTCTGGATTTATAGGGAGAAGTCTAAAAACTACACTCTTAGTCACCCGCTTTTAGCGAGATAATTAGAGGTTTACCCCTAATTCATCTCTAGGTCTTACATACTTAGGAATTTTCAGTATGAGTATCTGCAGAGTAATTTGTTTTGGTCTACATTTGCAAGCCACGTAACCAAAAAAGATGCAAGAATCGCCTTTTCTTTTGGCCCAAATGGTGTTTCCTGTCCTTATGGAGAGAGCACAACAGACACACAGCAAAATTATTGGAGAACCGGCCACTGAACCCACTCGAACATGCCGACTTTGGATAAACCGGCCCAATCCATAGTAAATAACACCAGCAACAGCACAAGGACAGCACAGCGCGAGAAAAAGGGAACTGCGTTTCAGATCTTTACTCTCTGTATATTGAAGGATTAAGTAGGGAGGGGGTGAGGTAGCTGGTGAACTGTATTTAGGTATTTTGTGTCTCACCTGTGACTCTTTTAAGCAAAGCCATCCTGGAATAAGAAGGAACGTCATCAACTCTGAAAAAGGATAAAAACCAAAAGGAGCGTGAGCAAGGTGACACCATTCCCAGCAGATGAGTAACCAGAGAACACGCAGTAAGGACCAGCGTTGTTCAACATATTTGTAGCCAGCCTGCGAACAATCAAGGAAGAATCACAGcatcccagcctggccagggctggaagggacctctggcgGTCAcctcgtcccaccccctgccagagcagggtcacccagagcaggtcgcgcAGGgtcgcgtccaggcgggttcggAATATCCCCAGAGCAGGAGACcccacagcctctccgggcagcctgtgccagggctctgccaccctcacaggaaagaagtctttcctcatgttgagatggaatttcccatgttccagtttgtgcccgttgccccttgccctgtccccgggcaccactgagaagagcccggccccatcctcccgcCCCCTGTCCTTTAGATATTGACCcactctcagtcttctcttctccaggccaaacagacccaggtctctcagcctttcctcagcagagagatacTGCAGTCCCCCGAGCATCTTTGTAGCCTCTGCTGGACCCTtcccagcagttccttgtccttcttgaaccagggagcccagaactggacacagtgctccagctgtggcctcctcagggcagagcagagggggaggatgacctccctccacctgctggccacgctcttcttgatgccccccagaatgccattggccttcttggccaccagggcccattgctggctcatgggcatcctgttgtcccccaggactcccaggtctctttccacagagctgctctccagcaggtcacccccaacctgtcctggtgcggggggttattcctccccaggtgcagcaccctgcgcttgcccttgttgaatttcattaggttcctctccgcccaactctccagcctgtccagaacCACAAGAACATCTGCATGCCACCATGTGATTCACAGCTGTCAACTGGACAATCTGTTGAACAGAAATGTCAGGGATTCCTTTTAGGAATCTTGTGTTTAGTCCAAAATTCTAGTCCAAGAGGCTTTCTCACGGGAACTGAAGTGGGTGACACCCATCAGCCTGTCAACCAGGGCAAGGATTCTCTGCCGACTCCTCGCTTGAGACAGCAGAACACATACAGTTTGTAACCAACGAGGGACCTTCTTGCCACAACCATTTAACGTCTCTCCGGAGTAGAAAAACGCATAGCTGAGTCATGGCTGTGAACGCTGAGAGACAAGAGAGGGTTGTTGGCGAAGTTGTCTCCAAACACCTGGTGAGTGCACAAGGAGACAtttctgctgtgggcaggagaaGCTAAAACATTCTGTGCCTCTTCCATTCACACAATGCTACAGGGAGACATCCTCTCTAACCCAACACATGGACGCCAGAAGCCCTTCGTTAAGTCACGAAGTGAGAGTTATATTGCAAATCTGACTACAGTATAAATACTATAAGGGAAGACACAACAACTACACCAAAGCCACAAAGGAGCCTAAACCCAGCTGCTTTCTACtagtacaaaataataaaatgcaaacaagCAGCGCCTAGAGAGACCGAGGCAGTGGCAAAGGCAGTGGGGTTACTGTGGCTGGAGCCCCAATACCCCAGTATCTGGGCAAAGATTTCAACACTGACCCCACGCAGCTGCTATTGCCCTCGGAAAGTAAAACGCCTTACACAGAGCACACAAAGGTGAAGCAATGCAGTTGCAAAATGTCCAGACTGTATTTAAACAATTTAGCACTGATTTAGCACCAGACTCGCATCACAGAATTTTTAGGTTCTGCACCACTTAAACATAACATctcaactcctttttttttttttttttgagcaagataagcattttccaaaataatttaaacaccCCATGAGCTTTCCTTCTTCATCACTCTCAGGCTGAACAGCCGTCTACCCAACATGCTAGGCACCAGAGATTAAAACATCAAATGCaaacatttgtattaaaaattatatattgtgtcaaataaaacaataattctGTGTACAAATTTAtacatgacaaaaataaaactctttttgAATAACACTGTGTAAAAAAAGTGCTTGCTGCTGTTCTGATGTAGTAATTCTACAAGCAACAGGCTCACAAAAGGCATTAGTAAACACTTCAGTGGCATTGAAGGAATCAGGTAAGGCACAGACATCAGTTATTTAAAGGTGGGAACAGTCCCATACAGCTTTTAGTACTGCTGACAGGTTACATTTACATATTATCTGGAAAATTGGAATGCAGGAAGCTGATGAACGCTTGATGTTAACTTACTGCATCAaggaaaagcacaggaaaaacttGTCATCTCAGGGCCCTGCTCAGCGCTCCCATGGCTGGTCTGAAATAACTTTTACGATGACAGAACCAGCGACTGCTTTTAGAGCAACTTCTGAACCATcgccccctccttctcctcaaaTTTTCTGCTAGATGGTTTTCATCTGCAGTATAGACAGCATTTAATACAAACATGAACGACTCGGAGGACTTTCAGTCCTAAACCAGTAAATACTGAAAGAACGCACTCGACTGCTCACACAGTTAACATAAAAGAGGTCTTAAATTCTGAACAATCTGAATTATTCTCAGCCTTTTTCAAACAACCTACATGTGATTATTACCAGTGTAGTGTAACACTGGAGCACTGAAGGAAGTGAGAAACAGAAACCGATTTAAACATTTTAGCTCAgctacaaacaaaataaaaaatgtaaccCCCCTCCAAATTTCTCATTATAAGTTTTTTCTAAATCTTACACAAAGAAAATACTCTTAAAACCAACAGGCACAGAATTTCCAGTCGTATCTTAAGCAATAAGGAGTTTAGCAAGAAGAAATAGCTTAAGTCTATATATTTCCTATCCTCGCTTCTTGTACTAATCCTTTTACATAGGCATTTTCCATTTTGACTGCACTATCGCATGCAGCACACTAAGACTGACGTTACAGATCTGATTTTTGATCAGTAAGATTAACCGTTACTGGCACAGATGATCGAAGAATAACCGAAGGTATACATTTAGTCTATTAAGCTCTTTCACTCTTAAAATGAAAGATTCTAGGCACTTAGTTCTCGGAGAAACTTGTTTTAGCCATGTCTGAGTTGCCTAACTATGATTTGttctattattaaaaaacaaaatcaagaggAACACCAGGCATCTGTCTCTCTGCTGGATTTAAATTCTCTAACTGCTATATATACGTAAATCAGCTCGAAAGCAGAGAATATCTCTATGGATGGAGAGCCTGCCTCAGCAGCACTTTCTTAACCAAATCCTTCTTTACTGAGCGTAAGAAAACCTGTACCTGCGCCGCCTGGCCCGCCTGCGCAGGTCGGGTCAGGGATGTGAGTATCTGTCAGGACTGTCGCTGTGCCCAGCtccttgcttccttcctctgCACCGGCAATTCTGCTTCTAAGACTACCTTGGAAGAATCCTACCAGTACTGGGGATATTCCCTCTGGGCTCAGACAACTCAGCATCAGTCATTTTCTCTACAAAGTAGTTATCATAGGATAATTTGAAATTACTATGTTAGAGACTTCTACTTCACAAAGATACTGGCTCCTTTAAGACAAGAACATAAAACTGAATGTAAATAAATAAGCCAGAGCATCATTACGGCCATGATTTTTAAGAAGCAAGTCAGAAAATTCAAAGCTGTAGTTTCTACAGCATCATTGCATTACACATGCTGTGGCAACACAGTAAATGCTATATACAGTAGGAAAATGCTACATATTCGTGCACCGTTGCCAAGTTACAGCTGCCATAGGAACcataatttgctttttctgacttATTTAGAATCCCACCTACAACACTGCTGATTAACTGATAATTTAGATAAACTTGTACAAGTATTCCATGTGACTGTTGCTGGAAAGAATCTATTCGATGAGAACACAAGAATTCTAACACAGCTCCCTCCAATGACATCTGTACGCAGCCAAGGCTGCGGAGTCATGACACGCACTTTGTAAACTACTCTTCAGCGTGACTTCGACAAGCCACCTCTCGTGACGTGGGTTACTGTTCCAGAGAGCAGCAACATTTTCTTGTGCaaacaactaggaaaaaaaaattaattaagttAGGTTGGATAGAACTTCAGCAATATTTTACACAATTCAGCTTCCAGTACGCAGTGACCAAAAACAAATACGGAAAAGTGCAGGGACATAAACCTATCAGCATTTGTAACCAATGACATGCAAGCAACATTTGCTGGATCCAGTAAAAAAAATGACAACGTTAAGTGCAACTGTTACTGTGTCTTAAGTTAAATATCCAAAACTAAGGGAATATCAttctaaacaaaaataactgGTGAAAGTTAAGCATTCCCTTAAAAGTCCCACCAGGTTTAAAACACGCTGTCAAAATGTTGTTACTATACCGCTTTGGTTACAAATGGCTgttcacaggttttttttttttattttgcagaggaaTTCTCTCTGCTCAAGTGACTGAATCCTTCTTCCTTCTGAACGGTGACTTCAGTCTTTTCCACACACTGCTTTTAGGTTTTGATTTCCTTTCCATTGCCATtactgcttctttctctttcctgcgGATTTCTCGCACAAGAGCATGAAATACATCATCAATATAATAACGATATGCAGCTGAAGTTTCAAAAAAAGGGCAGTTGAATTCTCGTGCTAAAGCAGAGCCTTCCTCTTTGGAGACCTGAAAAAAAGTTCACACTTGTCAGGAAAGCCCAAAGTTTCTTTCTTTACCATTTCTTCTTCTGCTTGCTCTGTAACTGTGAATGCACCCTCACAGGCTCTAGAACAGCTTGTTCCACTCACCTCTAAATCATTCTCTacaaacctgtttttctttctctttcactcaTTGCTTCTCTAGCAATGTTAAGACATTCATGAAACAACAGAGTGCTTCGAAAGGATGTTCTTTTCTTGGAGCTGAATCTTGAAGTTGCCTCTAACATAAACAGCCCTCAGCCCTAACCCAAGCATTTGTCAGTTTGGTAAGCTAAGAGTATTTGCTCCTCCTGGTCAAAATCTATTGTTTGTCAAACTACTTCCCAGAACCAAGCaaaaactttccagaaaaaagcccaaaacaacaacaaaacccagtctTCCTGAGGCCATAGAAAAGCAACACCCACTGCTCTTCTGATACTTTCCACCTCTTAGCACGGGTGTTCTACCATAGCTACCATCATTTGCCTGCTACAAAGCACAATGAAAATCCATCTAATTCCAGGTATACAAACAGCGCCTCTGGAACTTGTTTTCCAAAGTACCTTTCCTCCGAGTGAAGCTCTGCTTCAAACTGTTTTCCCACAAGACAGTAGTCGC encodes:
- the RIT1 gene encoding GTP-binding protein Rit1 isoform X3 — protein: MGPGGQEGQWHSGGHQEERGQQVEGGHPPPLLCPEEATAGALCPVLGSLVQEGQGTAGKGPAEATKMLGGLQYLSAEERLRDLGLFGLEKRRLRVGQYLKDRGREDGAGLFSVVPGDRARGNGHKLEHGKFHLNMRKDFFPVRVAEPWHRLPGEAVGSPALGIFRTRLDATLRDLLWVTLLWQGVGRELMTFLLIPGWLCLKESQECKTVMPPCC
- the RIT1 gene encoding GTP-binding protein Rit1 isoform X1, translated to MGPGGQEGQWHSGGHQEERGQQVEGGHPPPLLCPEEATAGALCPVLGSLVQEGQGTAGKGPAEATKMLGGLQYLSAEERLRDLGLFGLEKRRLRVGQYLKDRGREDGAGLFSVVPGDRARGNGHKLEHGKFHLNMRKDFFPVRVAEPWHRLPGEAVGSPALGIFRTRLDATLRDLLWVTLLWQGVGRELMTFLLIPGWLCLKESQVRHKIPKYSSPATSPPPYLILQYTESKDLKRSSLFLALCCPCAVAGVIYYGLGRFIQSRHVRVGSVAGSPIILLCVCCALSIRTGNTIWAKRKGDSCIFFGYVACKCRPKQITLQILILKIPKYVRPRDELGVNL